The following proteins come from a genomic window of Hymenobacter canadensis:
- a CDS encoding T9SS type A sorting domain-containing protein, which yields MTATHYSSTGWLSAKLRPRLVALATALLMAPAAWAQIEVPAGNPNGGTSRRPLATYFGYERSAMIYTAAEIGTSGNLTRVGFYVSAVATPGATPTKIYLKTVANATFAAATTVAAEETGATLVYDATIPAASFTPDTWVSVPLSAPFAYNGTSNLEVIVETNATGAGNEPIAGKAFRYSSTGTGNNRTQLWATDTNPPTTAGTLSLLRPNIQLTGLAPLSCPPVTGITVSNITPTSAQIAFTPGAASTSYTVTYTPAGGTATTVTPAPTASPISLTGLTSGTAYTVTITGNCSGSTTSPVATTSFSTTVVAPGNDNCATATALTVGTSCTPTTTTNLGATASTGVPAPNSTGTGCFVAATPVSNDVWYSMVVPASGAVTVTTSAVTGSLVEDTGLVLYTGACGTLTEVACSDDATGLFSSTTASGLTPGSTIYARVWSFGTTPTGQFGICAFSLPANDAAVQAIYSVGKAPVSAPQVVQAVIRNNGSTALTNVPVTLNVTGATTFADAKIIPTLAVGASAIVTFTSYTPAAIGANTLTVTLQPDGLNTNNTQTFAQLVTANSISYLNDSQPVTASVSVSSTTPGGTLAVKYNINSSANIGEVKLNFLAIPTTTSTYQVVILNASATGTPGTVVFTSPTLNRPTAAGVVTVPVTGVTVNGTFFVGLREVSGGVAIGYQVENPLRSGTFFFQTTAAGAWSDVNTTTLQTRLGIEVGFSSRVLSNNSPALARSISMFPNPSQGQVTLDIRDAKAKGAMQVQVTNTLGQVVHRATVQDNAVNKLDLSGLATGMYVLRVQSGSEYSIRQLVLTK from the coding sequence ATGACGGCAACTCATTACTCCTCAACCGGCTGGCTTTCTGCAAAGCTGCGGCCGCGGCTGGTAGCCCTGGCTACGGCCCTCTTAATGGCCCCTGCGGCCTGGGCGCAGATTGAAGTGCCCGCCGGCAACCCCAACGGGGGAACTTCGCGCCGCCCTTTGGCTACGTATTTTGGCTACGAGCGTAGCGCCATGATCTACACGGCAGCCGAAATTGGCACCAGCGGCAACCTTACGCGTGTCGGGTTCTATGTGAGTGCAGTGGCAACGCCCGGCGCAACGCCCACCAAAATCTACCTCAAAACCGTTGCCAATGCTACGTTTGCGGCGGCCACCACGGTAGCGGCCGAGGAAACAGGGGCCACGCTGGTGTATGACGCCACGATTCCGGCGGCTTCGTTTACGCCTGATACCTGGGTGAGCGTGCCTCTTTCGGCGCCCTTCGCTTACAACGGTACTTCCAACCTGGAAGTAATTGTGGAAACCAATGCCACTGGCGCCGGCAACGAGCCTATTGCCGGGAAAGCCTTCCGCTACTCTTCCACCGGCACCGGCAACAACCGCACGCAGCTGTGGGCCACCGATACCAACCCGCCAACCACCGCCGGCACGCTTAGCCTGCTGCGGCCCAACATCCAGCTCACGGGCCTCGCGCCGCTGTCCTGCCCACCCGTGACGGGCATTACGGTCAGCAACATTACGCCTACCTCGGCCCAGATTGCTTTCACGCCAGGGGCGGCCAGCACTAGCTACACCGTCACGTATACGCCCGCGGGCGGCACGGCCACTACCGTTACCCCAGCTCCCACGGCTTCGCCTATCAGCCTGACGGGCCTGACCTCCGGCACGGCTTACACCGTAACCATCACTGGTAACTGCTCGGGCAGCACGACGTCGCCTGTTGCTACTACCTCGTTCAGCACCACTGTAGTGGCCCCCGGCAATGATAACTGCGCCACGGCCACGGCCCTGACTGTTGGCACCAGCTGCACGCCTACCACCACCACCAACTTGGGTGCCACGGCCTCCACGGGCGTGCCGGCTCCCAACTCCACGGGCACTGGCTGTTTCGTGGCCGCTACGCCGGTCAGCAACGACGTGTGGTACAGCATGGTCGTGCCGGCTTCCGGTGCCGTTACGGTAACCACCAGCGCCGTTACTGGTTCGCTGGTAGAGGATACGGGCCTGGTATTGTACACGGGTGCTTGCGGCACGCTCACGGAAGTGGCCTGCAGCGACGACGCCACCGGCCTCTTCTCCTCGACGACGGCCAGCGGCCTGACGCCAGGTTCCACCATTTACGCCCGCGTGTGGAGCTTCGGCACCACGCCAACCGGTCAGTTCGGTATTTGTGCCTTCTCGTTACCAGCTAACGATGCTGCAGTACAGGCTATCTACTCGGTTGGCAAGGCTCCGGTATCTGCTCCGCAGGTAGTACAGGCTGTGATTCGCAACAACGGCTCCACTGCTCTGACCAACGTGCCCGTGACCCTGAACGTAACGGGGGCCACGACTTTTGCAGATGCCAAAATTATTCCAACCCTTGCCGTAGGGGCCTCGGCTATCGTAACGTTCACGAGCTACACGCCGGCTGCTATCGGAGCCAATACGCTCACGGTAACGCTGCAGCCTGATGGTCTGAATACCAACAACACGCAGACCTTCGCGCAGCTGGTAACGGCCAATAGCATTTCTTACCTCAACGACAGCCAGCCTGTAACGGCCAGCGTTAGTGTTTCGAGCACTACTCCCGGCGGCACCCTGGCCGTGAAATACAACATCAACTCGTCGGCTAACATCGGCGAGGTGAAGCTGAACTTCCTGGCCATCCCGACGACCACCTCCACTTATCAGGTGGTGATACTGAATGCCAGCGCTACGGGCACGCCCGGCACGGTAGTCTTCACTTCACCAACTCTCAACCGTCCTACGGCGGCGGGTGTCGTGACGGTGCCTGTAACCGGGGTGACAGTTAACGGTACGTTCTTCGTTGGCCTGAGAGAAGTTTCGGGTGGCGTTGCCATCGGCTATCAGGTGGAAAACCCCCTTCGCTCGGGTACTTTCTTCTTCCAGACCACCGCTGCCGGTGCCTGGTCAGACGTGAACACAACGACGCTCCAGACGCGCCTCGGCATCGAGGTTGGGTTCAGCTCGCGTGTACTGTCCAACAACAGCCCGGCGCTGGCCCGCTCTATCTCCATGTTCCCGAACCCCAGCCAGGGCCAGGTAACGCTGGATATCCGCGACGCCAAAGCCAAAGGCGCTATGCAGGTGCAGGTTACCAACACCCTCGGCCAAGTGGTGCACCGCGCTACCGTGCAGGACAACGCCGTAAACAAGCTCGACCTGTCGGGCCTGGCTACCGGCATGTATGTGTTGCGCGTGCAGTCCGGCTCGGAGTATTCCATCCGTCAGCTGGTGCTCACCAAATAG